One genomic segment of Ictidomys tridecemlineatus isolate mIctTri1 chromosome Y, mIctTri1.hap1, whole genome shotgun sequence includes these proteins:
- the LOC144371890 gene encoding LOW QUALITY PROTEIN: uncharacterized protein LOC144371890 (The sequence of the model RefSeq protein was modified relative to this genomic sequence to represent the inferred CDS: substituted 1 base at 1 genomic stop codon), giving the protein MAMRAPAQILWFLLLCLPGGQPVTFLVDTGAQHSVLTQAPGPMSHKMTWVQGATGSKPYRWTTKREVHLATGKVSHSFLHVPNCPYPLLGRDLLTKLRAQIYFKNGGATFTGPNQTPLHVLSFKLEDEYKLFDNPSVPKKDMDYWLSTYPEAWAETGGMGMAKQQSPIVIHLKATASPINIKQYPMSREAYQGIKPHIKRLLDQGILTPCRLPWNTPLLPVKKPGTNDYRPIQDLREVNKRVEDIHPTVPNPYNLLSTLPPTHTWYTVLDLKDAFFCLRLSPQSQALFAFEWKDPEEGVSXQLTWTRLPQGFKNSPTLFDEALHQDLADFRVRHPFLIMLQYVDNILLAATSKEDCLADEKQGYAKRVLTPKLGPWRRPIAYLSKKLDPVVAGWPPCLRMVAAVALLIKDATKLTLGQPLTLLTPHAIETIIRQPPDRWMSNARLTHYQSLLLDTDRIQFGPVMTLNPATLLPLPGEVDPHNCQQILAEIQGTRPDLTDRPMKDAELVWYTDGSSYLLNGERRAGAAITTEFERAMPRHDDHKERWVYEDKDLDIIQKLGATYDPAGSTWKYQGKTIMPLKNAEQLNSLSIAPYYYYYSYYYYSYYYYPYYYYSYYYYSHYYYYYN; this is encoded by the exons GGGGGCAACCTGTGACCTTCCTGGTGGATACCGGAGCCCAACACTCGGTGCTAACACAGGCGCCAGGACCCATGAGCCACAAAATGACGTGGGTTCAAGGTGCCACTGGGAGCAAACCATACCGATGGACCACCAAAAGAGAGGTACACCTTGCCACAGGTAAGGTCTCCCATTCGTTCCTGCATGTGCCAAATTGCCCATATCCACTACTAGGAAGAGACCTATTGACCAAATTGAGGGCCCAAATCTATTTCAAAAATGGGGGTGCCACCTTCACAGGGCCAAATCAGACCCCTTTGCACGTATTGAGTTTTAAATTGGAAGATGAATATAAACTTTTTGACAATCCGTCGGTACCTAAGAAAGACATGGATTACTGGCTTAGTACCTACCCGGAGGCCTGGGCTGAAACCGGAGGAATGGGGATGGCTAAACAACAATCTCCAATAGTCATCCACCTAAAAGCCACTGCTTCTCccattaatattaaacaatatcctatGTCCAGAGAAGCCTATCAAGGCATCAAGCCACATATCAAACGCCTTCTAGACCAAGGCATTCTAACACCTTGCCGGTTGCCCTGGAACACCCCCCTACTACCTGTCAAAAAGCCGGGGACTAATGATTACCGGCCAATCCAGGACTTACGGGAAGTTAACAAAAGGGTAGAAgacattcaccccacagtgcCAAATCCCTACAATCTCCTCAGCACCTTGCCTCCCACCCATACCTGGTATACTGTCTTGGACCTGAAAGATGCCTTTTTCTGCCTAAGACTTTCCCCCCAAAGTCAGGCTCTTTTTGCATTCGAATGGAAGGACCCCGAAGAAGGAGTCTCCTGACAACTGACTTGGACGAGGCTACCCCAAGGGTTCAAAAACAGCCCAACACTCTTCGATGAGGCCTTGCATCAAGATTTGGCTGATTTCCGTGTAAGGCACCCTTTCTTAATCATGCTTCAATATGTAGATAACATCTTGCTGGCTGCAACCTCCAAGGAAGACTGCCTAGCAG ATGAAAAGCAGGGCTATGCAAAGAGAGTTTTAACCCCAAAACTGGGACCTTGGAGGCGACCTATAGCCTACTTGTCAAAGAAATTAGATCCAGTGGTGGCAGGATGGCCACCATGCCTCCGGATGGTAGCGGCTGTGGCTCTTCTGATTAAGGATGCCACTAAACTTACCTTGGGACAACCATTAACCCTATTAACCCCTCATGCCATTGAGACCATAATTCGCCAGCCACCCGACCGCTGGATGTCAAACGCCCGACTCACCCATTACCAGTCTTTATTGTTGGACACTGACCGAATTCAGTTCGGCCCCGTAATGACACTGAACCCAGCAACCCTCCTGCCGCTCCCGGGAGAAGTAGATCCTCACAACTGCCAGCAGATTCTTGCAGAGATACAGGGGACCCGGCCAGACCTCACAGACCGACCAATGAAGGATGCAGAGCTGGTCTGGTATACAGATGGGAGCAGCTATCTACTTAATGGAGAACGACGAGCGGGAGCGGCCATTACCACCGAATTTGAG CGGGCAATGCCACGACATGATGACCATAAAGAGCGATGGGTCTATGAGGACAAAGATTTGGATATCATCCAAAAATTAGGGGCCACTTACGACCCAGCAGGAAGTACTTGGAAATACCAAGGAAAGACTATCATGCCCCTAAAGAATGCAGAGCAGCTA AACAGCCTCTCCATCGCtccctactactactactattcctactactactactcctACTACTACTATCCCTACTACTACTATTCCTACTACTACTACtcccactactactactactacaacTAA